The proteins below are encoded in one region of Candidatus Anoxymicrobium japonicum:
- a CDS encoding HNH endonuclease has protein sequence MSRRGVPEALRRWLETLGERCEYCRTSEWVTGMPLEADHIQPLAKGGAASKENLCRACSSCNTSKGDRTEATDPMTGQAGPLFNPRRQKWSEHFTWSEDGTRVIGLTACSRATIEALQMNNARIIRARRLWGAAGWHPPAN, from the coding sequence ATGAGCCGGCGTGGTGTGCCCGAAGCGTTGCGGCGCTGGTTAGAGACGCTTGGGGAGCGCTGCGAGTATTGCCGCACATCGGAATGGGTCACGGGAATGCCACTGGAAGCAGACCACATCCAACCGCTCGCCAAGGGCGGCGCTGCCAGCAAGGAGAACTTGTGCCGGGCCTGCTCCTCATGCAATACGAGCAAGGGGGATCGGACAGAGGCAACTGATCCGATGACCGGCCAGGCGGGGCCTCTGTTCAATCCACGACGACAGAAGTGGTCTGAGCATTTTACATGGAGCGAGGATGGCACGCGGGTCATCGGCCTTACCGCGTGCAGTCGAGCCACCATTGAGGCGTTGCAGATGAACAACGCACGCATCATACGCGCCCGCCGGTTATGGGGAGCGGCTGGTTGGCATCCACCGGCAAATTAG